The Chloroflexi bacterium ADurb.Bin180 region ATGTGTGCCTTCTGCCATACCGCATCATCGAGTGGACGAAGCACATCGACTCGCTCAAACTGTACGAATATCTGGCCTGTGCTAAACCGGTAGTGGCGACGGACGTGCCGGCGGCGCGGCGCGCCGGCGATGTCGTGGAGATAGCGCCGCCAGCGGAGACTCTCACCGCGACAATGGAGCACGCACTGAGCAGCGACAACCCGGACGTGCGGGCGAGGCGGCGCATCATCGCCAGTCAGAACACGTGGGGTATTCGGGTGGAGCAACTGTCCGCGGCAATCGAGAGCACGTTGAGAACCAGGTTGGAGCCGGCCCGAGAGCACTCGCCTGGTGCGGCGAATCCGGCGGCGGTGAAGTAGGAAGGAGAGACACAATGGCTGCAGAAGTACTAACCTACCTGAGGATAATCAAAAAGCGTTGGTGGTTGATCGTGCTGCTGTTCGTTGTCACCACGGCGGTGATCCTGCTGAGTTCGCTCCGTGAGAAGCCGGTCTACCAGGCCTACGTTCGGCTCCAGGTGATCGCCCCAGAATCACAGGAGGTGTCGCTGTTCAGTACAGCCAAAGCCTCCAGCATCGCCGAAGAGATCGTCGCGGTCCAGGTTCAGTTCGACGCCGCGCTGCACAGCTACTATGTCGCCTGGCAGACCATCAACGACCTGAACCTTGGTGTTTCTGCGGCCAAGCTGCTCGAGGGGCTGTCGGTCAGCGCCGAGGAAGAGTTCCTGCACGTGACCTTCACGGCGGACAACCCCCTCGACGTTGAGGCTATCGCCACCAGGCACGTTGAGAACGCCTTCAAATACTATGCCCAGATTCGCGCCAAGTCGGCCAGTGTGGCCCTCTCGTTCATTCAGCAGCAGCTCAGCGACGAAGAGAAGACACTTGCTTCAGCCCAGAGCGAGCTCCTCACTTTCAAGATCAATCACAACCTGGACTCGCTCTCCCGCGAGATCCTGGCGCTCCAGGATCAGTTGCGCGACCTGCGCCTGGTGAGAGCACGCCTTACCGCCGACCGCGAGCGGGAGCAGGCCATTGCCAGCAAGTACCGCGAGCAGGCAGCCAAGGCCGACCCCAAGAAGCCAACGCTTGACTATGAGACCCTGGCTCTGGAGAAAGATGCAGTGGTCGCCGGCATCCTCGCCCAGGAGGCCCAGTATGACCACATGATCGACGAACAGAGAGCGCGCCTGGAGGAGCTGCTCAAGCTGTCCACCGAGTACGATACACTCGTACGGAACGTGACCCGCTCGCAATCGAACTATGGCTTTCTGGCGGACAAAGAGAACGAGGCCCGCCTGAAGGAAAAGCAGGCCACCAACGTGAGCTTTATTCAGATTGTCGAGCCAGCGCGCATGCCAGACCGACCAGCCGCCTCACGCACTCCCAAGATGCTCGCCATTGGAGTGGTGCTGAGCCTGATCGCTGGCGTGATCCTTACCTTTGTGTTCGAGTTCGTGTCACTGCTGTTTGTTTCAGCGCGGTCGGCATCCTCAAGCCTGCCAGGCAAGGAAGGGCATGCCTGATACGGACAAGACCACGATTCTGTACCTGGATACCGCCCCGGCTGTTGGCGGCTCGGTCATCAGCCTGCTGGAGCTGTTGAAGGGTCTGGACAAAGAGAGATACCAGCCACTCGTAGTATGCTTTGCCGAGCACCCCTATGTGCAGCGCTACGAACAGGCTGGTGCCCACGTCGTGGCCTGGAACGAATACGGGAGCCCGGATTACAGGCCATCCTGGGCCGGAGCGGTGCGCCAGACTGCGCCTGTGCAGCGATGGAAGGAAGGCCAGATCGGAGGAAGGCTGTATCACAGCCTCGGCTTTGGACTATGGCTGGCCCGGCGGGGTCTGCCCAGGGCGACCCGGTTGCTGAGCATCGCCAGAAAGAACAGGGCGGCTCTGGTCCACACGAACATCCGCGTCGGCCACGACCGGGAAGGGATCATCGCCGCCCGGCTGGGCCGGCTGCCCTGCGTGTGTCACGTACGCCATCAGGAAACGCTGGGCTGGTTCGACCGTCGGGTGGCCGACACGGTGGACCAGTTCATCTACATCTCGCAAGCGGTGCGGGAAAGCCATCTATCCTCTGGCATCGGACAGGATAGAGGAAGGGTCGTGTACAACGGGCTGAACATCGCTGACTGGAACCGGGAGCTGAATCCAGCTCGAGGGCGAGAGCTGCTTGGCGTGGATCCCCGGGTTCCACTGGTGGGGATCGTGGGCCGCCTGGACTCGTGGAAAGGCCAACCCGTCTTTCTGCGTGCGATGGCCAGGCTGGGGGCCACGATGCCAGAAGTGCGCGGCGTTGTGGTAGGGGACGCGCCGCCTGAGCTGCCCGCCTATCGGCAGGAGCTTGAGCAACTGGCAGAACAGCTCGGCCTGGCCAGGACCGTCTCGTTTGTGCCTTTCCAGACCGAGCTGGCAGCCGTCATGTCCGCTCTGGATGTGGCTGTGCTGGCATCGACGTCGCCAGAGCCTTTCGGTCGGGTATTGATCGAAGCAATGGCGGCTGGAAAACCAGTGGTTGCCAGCGACTCGGGAGCCTCGCGCGAAATCGTCGACGATGGTCAGCAGGGAATCCTGTTCCCTCCTGGTGACGACTTGGCGCTGGCCAACGCGCTCAACCGGCTCCTCAGCGACCGCAGTCTGGCCGCGGAGATGGGGGGCAGAGGCCAGAGGCGGGCCGCCGAACGCTTTGACTCTGCTCAGTATGTAGCGGGGGTAGAGGCGGTGTACCGTGATGTGCTCGCGAAGCACCAGCCGTGACAAGTTCAAGGGGTAGTGGTGGCTGACACACAGGTTGCAAACCGCAAAACAGACTCACGGTTGTTGTGGCTCGGCGTCGTACTGACCGTAGCGGTTGGTGTAGTGATCGCAGCGGGGCTCGGCTCGGCGCTGATGTCCTCATCCTGGCAGTCGGCGATAAGAGTTGTCGGCCTGGGGGCCGTGGTGGTGGTCATCTTGCTCAAACCCATCTACGGTCTGCTATTGTGGCTGATACTGGAACCCTTTACCAGGTTCTGGTACCTCAGCATCCACGTACCGGCCGGCGTCCCCGACCTGAGCCTGAGCCGGCTCTCTGTGGCGATTCTGGCTGTAGTGTGGCTGGCGCAGTTGGCCACGCGCAAGAAGCACCTGCGTCGCTTCGGCCTGACCGAAGTCTGCATGTTGTTGATGCTATTGTTCATGATCCCGTCCATTCTCTCTTCGCTGAAGGGAGTCAATTCGGCATTGCAGGTGGTGGTCGACAAGTTCGTGTCGCCTTTCGCGTTCTTTCTCCTGGCCAAGAACCTGTATGAGGCCAGAGAGGGTATCGACCGGTTGACCGCTGCCCTGGTGATTATCGAGTCTTATCTTTGCTTTGTGCTGTTCTACGAGCACCTCACCGGCCAACCGCTTTTCTACGTTCCCGGGCGCACGATGGTCT contains the following coding sequences:
- a CDS encoding Chain length determinant protein; protein product: MAAEVLTYLRIIKKRWWLIVLLFVVTTAVILLSSLREKPVYQAYVRLQVIAPESQEVSLFSTAKASSIAEEIVAVQVQFDAALHSYYVAWQTINDLNLGVSAAKLLEGLSVSAEEEFLHVTFTADNPLDVEAIATRHVENAFKYYAQIRAKSASVALSFIQQQLSDEEKTLASAQSELLTFKINHNLDSLSREILALQDQLRDLRLVRARLTADREREQAIASKYREQAAKADPKKPTLDYETLALEKDAVVAGILAQEAQYDHMIDEQRARLEELLKLSTEYDTLVRNVTRSQSNYGFLADKENEARLKEKQATNVSFIQIVEPARMPDRPAASRTPKMLAIGVVLSLIAGVILTFVFEFVSLLFVSARSASSSLPGKEGHA
- the epsD_2 gene encoding putative glycosyltransferase EpsD, which codes for MPDTDKTTILYLDTAPAVGGSVISLLELLKGLDKERYQPLVVCFAEHPYVQRYEQAGAHVVAWNEYGSPDYRPSWAGAVRQTAPVQRWKEGQIGGRLYHSLGFGLWLARRGLPRATRLLSIARKNRAALVHTNIRVGHDREGIIAARLGRLPCVCHVRHQETLGWFDRRVADTVDQFIYISQAVRESHLSSGIGQDRGRVVYNGLNIADWNRELNPARGRELLGVDPRVPLVGIVGRLDSWKGQPVFLRAMARLGATMPEVRGVVVGDAPPELPAYRQELEQLAEQLGLARTVSFVPFQTELAAVMSALDVAVLASTSPEPFGRVLIEAMAAGKPVVASDSGASREIVDDGQQGILFPPGDDLALANALNRLLSDRSLAAEMGGRGQRRAAERFDSAQYVAGVEAVYRDVLAKHQP